AGCACCGCTACACCCCGTTCATCACGAAGTACACGAGCGATGCGTTCCGCGAATCGGTGGCCTGGATGCGCGAACTGGTGGATCGGTGTGCCGAGAACGACCCCTCACTCCACGAGGAGATGGAGACGGCGTTTCGCCGGAGCACACAGTTAGAACACGCCTTCTGGGAGATGGCCTACACCGAAGAGTCGTGGCCGCACACGCGCCAGAGTCGAGAAGACACCTGATCGCCGGGGGCTACGCCCAGCCGGATACGACGGCGCGCTACCGATGGCGAGACCGGACAGCGAGAGACAACCGACACAGAAGTGTTCGTTCGTCTTCCGATGGTACACCCACCCGTTCCGCGGTACTCGGCTGTGAGCACGAACGGATAGGTGGGTTGAATTTCTACGGTCCAAACACTTTGGTAGAAACGGTACAGATGACGTCCGCAATGAAACGAAGCGATGACAAGTAAATCGAATATAAGTGGTTAAATGTCGACGATGGACGAGATTCCCTATTGCAATGACACGAGCCACAGGAGTATGCAGAAGCGTAACAGAGACCCGAAATCGAATCTGTCTCAGATCTCGTTCATGCACTCGACACGAATGTAGTGTAATTACTTCTGTTTCGATCCGTCAATCAGAGAAGAGTTGATCCGACTAACCAGCATCTTCGTTGAGATACCACCTACCACCACTAATCTGATATGTAGAGTAGTGGTCCCGCACACATGCGCTGGGGAGTACCCAGAAAGGGCCCGTTCGACGGAGCCAGCGCTCTAACAAGAGTCTAAGAGGTCCGAAAAGCCTAGGCCGGGATTTGAACCCGGGGTCTCGTCCTTACCAAGGACGCGCTTTACCGCTAAGCTACCCAGGCAGGCACCTGTGAGTACCGCCGACCCGTGTTTATCCGTTTCGATTCACGAGTCGGGTGCAGAGGGGCGGACACCCTCGCCGGACACGGCGGGTGCGGCCGAGAACGTCCGGAGTGACTCGCGTACCGACGGCCCGAACACCGTCTCCGGGGTCGGCAGTCCATCGTCCGTCCTCGCGAGGGCGGCGACGAACTCGCGACACTCGGTCGAGGGGGGTGCGCCGACGGCCGTCGTGCCCGCGACCGCGGCGAGTTCGAACACGTCGGCTTCGAGACTGGTGTCGAGCGCTGTTTCAGCCGTCGATCGGCGGCGCGTCTGATCGCGGCCGAAGCTCCGCACCGTCTCGACGGCGGTCCCGGCGGCCTCGGTCCGTGCGAGCAGATGGAACCCACGAGCAACCAGCACGTCCGCCACGAGCACGTCGACGTTGGCTCCCGTCTCGATGTCGGGATCGAAGGTGGTGTCGGCACCGCCGCCGACAGCACCCTCCCACGGGGGATCGGTGGCGAGTTCGCGCGTCAGTCGCAGCCCCTCGTAGATGAGTTGGGTCCCGGCGGCGCGTTCGGCGACGGTATCGAACGCGACCGATTCGTCGATCGCGCGCGCACACGCGACCGCGAGGACGCCGGGCGTCATCGACCCGTCGTCGAGCACGGTCCCGACGGCGTCGCCGAACCGCTCGGGACCGACGTCGCGGACGGCCTCCCGCGCGGCACGTCGGACTTGGGAGGCTTCCTCCATCAGCCGAAAATAGCCGCGGGGAGGGCAAAGGCCTTTGGAAAGCGTACCCAGCGTCGGTCATGATCGAGACGACCATCGGGGCAGACATCACGTCCATCACCCTCGATCGGCCCCACCGACGCAACGCGCTGACGCCGGACGGACTCGATGCGCTCCAGGCCGCCGTCGAGGAGTGCGAGACGTCGGTCATCTGTCTCCACGGCGCGGGGCCCGCGTTCTGTGCCGGCGCAGATCTCGACGTCGTCGCCGACCTCGGCCGCGAAGAGGCTGCCGCGTTCGCCGAGCAAGGCCAGCGGGTCGCGAGAGCCATCGCGGAGTCGCCAGCGGTCGTGATCGCGGCGATCGACGGCGCGGCGCGCGGCGGCGGGGTTGAACTCGCACTCGCCTGCGATCTCCGGGTCGCCACCCCGGCGGCGACGTTCGCCGAGACGGGGGTGCGACTCGGGCTGTTCGGCGCGTGGGGCGGCACGGTTCGACTCCCACGGGTCGTCGGCGAAGGCAACGCGATGGATCTCGCGCTCTCGGGACGGACCGTCGACGCCGAGACGGC
The sequence above is a segment of the Halococcus salifodinae DSM 8989 genome. Coding sequences within it:
- a CDS encoding DUF7114 family protein; this translates as MEEASQVRRAAREAVRDVGPERFGDAVGTVLDDGSMTPGVLAVACARAIDESVAFDTVAERAAGTQLIYEGLRLTRELATDPPWEGAVGGGADTTFDPDIETGANVDVLVADVLVARGFHLLARTEAAGTAVETVRSFGRDQTRRRSTAETALDTSLEADVFELAAVAGTTAVGAPPSTECREFVAALARTDDGLPTPETVFGPSVRESLRTFSAAPAVSGEGVRPSAPDS
- a CDS encoding enoyl-CoA hydratase/isomerase family protein — encoded protein: MIETTIGADITSITLDRPHRRNALTPDGLDALQAAVEECETSVICLHGAGPAFCAGADLDVVADLGREEAAAFAEQGQRVARAIAESPAVVIAAIDGAARGGGVELALACDLRVATPAATFAETGVRLGLFGAWGGTVRLPRVVGEGNAMDLALSGRTVDAETALRMGLVSRVTDDPTEVAREVAANDPAALERLQPLLRDRGTAAARERAEREAFADLVTRNADALRDR